The Limnochorda sp. LNt genome includes a region encoding these proteins:
- a CDS encoding MFS transporter has translation MSSESRLPEPHPRRWQILSAIAIGTLMGPVDGSVVNIALPVITQRFGTTLAMAEWIAMAYLLVISSVLLTWGRLGDMYGHRRIYLGGFAVFTLGSLLCGAAGGIGWLVAFRVVQALGAGMMLASGPAIITEVFAPTERGRALGLNAVAVAVGLSIGPVLGGFLVEHLGWRSIFYINLPIGLVGIAWAYRVLPPPTAVRPAAFDVPGALTLFGALFSLLLALSQGEIWGWRAPATLALAALGVVGLLVFVAVERRAAAPMVDLSLFDNRVFVLANASALTNFMAQFSVTFLMPFFLQFALGMPPDRAGTVMLGLPAAMMVVAPLAGYLSDRFGSRWPAVTGMTILAAGIVSMSQLDAGASGSGIFWRLAVLGLGAGLFQTPNNSAIMGSVPRDRLGIAGGMLASMRNIGMVLGIGVSGAVFMATAGGRPELAAADLDLFLSGMHAAMSTGAAFALLGAVAAWAARTSSSGPGRRAWRERAAPAQQ, from the coding sequence ATGTCGAGCGAGTCCCGCCTGCCAGAGCCTCACCCCCGGCGGTGGCAGATCCTCTCCGCCATCGCGATCGGGACGCTGATGGGTCCGGTCGATGGCAGCGTCGTCAACATCGCCCTGCCGGTCATCACGCAGAGATTCGGGACCACGCTGGCCATGGCGGAGTGGATCGCCATGGCCTATCTGCTGGTCATCAGCAGCGTCCTGTTGACGTGGGGACGGCTGGGCGACATGTATGGCCACCGGCGGATCTACCTGGGAGGCTTCGCGGTCTTCACCCTGGGGTCCCTCTTGTGCGGCGCGGCCGGGGGCATCGGCTGGCTGGTCGCCTTCCGGGTGGTGCAGGCCCTGGGGGCCGGCATGATGCTCGCGTCGGGGCCGGCCATCATCACCGAGGTCTTCGCGCCCACCGAGCGCGGCCGGGCGCTCGGGCTCAACGCGGTGGCCGTCGCCGTGGGGCTCTCCATCGGACCCGTGCTCGGAGGCTTCCTGGTGGAGCATCTCGGGTGGCGCTCCATCTTCTACATCAACCTACCCATCGGGCTGGTGGGCATCGCCTGGGCCTACCGGGTGCTGCCACCGCCGACGGCGGTGCGACCGGCGGCCTTCGACGTCCCCGGCGCACTGACCCTCTTCGGCGCCCTCTTCTCCCTGCTGCTGGCCCTGAGCCAGGGGGAGATCTGGGGATGGAGGGCGCCCGCGACGCTGGCGCTGGCGGCCCTGGGAGTGGTGGGGCTCCTCGTCTTCGTGGCGGTGGAGCGCCGTGCGGCGGCACCCATGGTGGACCTCTCCCTCTTCGACAACCGGGTCTTCGTCCTGGCCAACGCCAGTGCCCTCACCAACTTCATGGCGCAGTTCTCCGTCACGTTCCTGATGCCGTTCTTCCTGCAGTTTGCGCTGGGCATGCCGCCCGATCGGGCTGGCACGGTCATGCTGGGGTTGCCGGCCGCGATGATGGTGGTGGCGCCGCTGGCCGGCTACCTGTCCGATCGCTTCGGCTCGCGCTGGCCGGCCGTGACGGGGATGACGATCCTGGCCGCCGGCATCGTCAGCATGAGCCAGCTCGACGCGGGGGCATCGGGTTCGGGCATCTTCTGGCGTCTGGCCGTGCTTGGCCTGGGCGCGGGCCTCTTTCAGACGCCCAACAACAGCGCCATCATGGGCAGCGTGCCCCGGGATCGGCTCGGCATCGCCGGCGGGATGCTGGCCAGCATGCGCAACATCGGGATGGTGCTGGGCATCGGCGTGTCGGGCGCGGTCTTCATGGCGACAGCGGGTGGGCGCCCCGAGCTGGCGGCCGCGGACCTGGATCTCTTCCTCTCCGGCATGCACGCGGCGATGAGCACGGGAGCGGCCTTCGCCCTGCTGGGGGCGGTGGCGGCGTGGGCCGCCCGCACCAGCTCATCCGGCCCGGGGCGCCGGGCCTGGCGCGAACGCGCCGCCCCGGCCCAGCAGTGA